The Cyanobacteria bacterium FACHB-DQ100 genome includes the window ACGAGTGTGACTGGAATTGGAAATGCGGGAGATCTAAGTATTCAGGCGAGCGATCGAGTTCTTGTTGACAATGCCTTTCTTAACACAGGCGTGTTAGGTGATGGACAGGGAAAGAGTGGCAATTTGAACATTGTGGGGCAAACTTTGACCTTGAACAATCGCGCTCTGATTTCAGCGAGTTCATTTGGGCAAGGGGAAGCCGGAAATGTTCTGCTGCAAGCGACGGGCGCAATTTCGGCAAAAGATTCGACTGTCGCTGCCACGTTTTCTGGAGAAAGAGGAAAAGGAGGTAATGTTAGTATAGAGGCTGGCTCTTTGCTATTGGATAATGCTCGATTTAACACAGGCACGTTTGGACACGGAGACGCAGGAAGTATTGCAATTCGCACACGCGATGCAACGTCTCTGACGAATGGCAGCCAAATCAGTTCTAGTGTCATCGCTTTCCCACAGTTTGGATTTGTTGGAATTGGAAATAGTGGCGCAATTCAAATCGATGCGGCTGCACTTTCTCTAAGTGGGGATTCTACCATCTCAACACTGACCTTTGGTGTTGGGAATGCGGGGAGCATTAAGATTCGAGCCAGTGATGCAGTTCGGATGGATAACAGTAGTATTTTTAGCGATGTGAGTTTAGGTGCGATCGGTCGGGGTGGCGATACTCAAATTCAAGCACAGTCTGTCTCGCTGTTGAATCGCTCGCGATTAACAACTGGAACACTAGGGCAGGGAGATGCAGGTCATCTCTCGGTGCAAGCCAAGGATTCTATTCAAATCAGTGGCGAAAGTCTGGTTTTGAGTGCTGTGCAGGCGGGTGGAATCGGCAAAGCAGGCGATGTATTACTTCAAGCCCGATCGCTGTCACTTTCCGATAGTGCTAGATTAGTCACCGGAACTTTTGGACGAGGTGATGCAGGCAATCTCTCTGTGCAAGCAAAAGACTCGATTCAGTTGAGTGGTAATAGTTTAATCTCTAGCTCCGTGCAGGCGGGTGGAATTGGTAAAGGCGGAGATGTCACAATTCAAACGAGATCGCTCTCTCTAACAGAAGGCTCACAAATTCAATCAGCAATTTTCCGCTCACTTGGCGGTCTACCTCCTGGACAAGGACAAGGTGGAACGGTGCGAGTCAATGCTTCGGGCTCTATTCAGCTATTAGGAACCAATGTAGAAGGATCTCCGAGTGCGTTGACTACCACGGCTGAAGTCAGTACTCAGGGACGAGCAGGCGATCTGTATGTCACAACCCCAGATTTGACAATCCGCGATCGTGCCAGTATTGGTGCTGAAACCCGCAATGCTGATCCAGGTGGAAAAATTGTCATGCAAGTCGGCAACTTGACGATCGCGAATGGTGGACGAGTGCAAACCAGCGCGACTAATTCGGGTAATGCAGGCACAATTGATGTCCAGGCAAATTCGGTGCAACTTCAGAACGGAATCATTTCAGCCGACTCGGTTCAATCTGGCGGCGGAAGCATTGCCTTAAATGCACGGGATGTTCGACTCCGAGATCGATCGCTCGTTAACACAAATGTTGCTCAAGGTGCAAGTGGTGGTGGTGACATTAGCATTAACGCCAATACTTTCTTAGCATTAGAGGATAGTGATATTTTGGCGAATGCAAACCAAGGTCGCGGCGGCAATATTACTATTCGTTCAACGGCTTTTATTGCTGATTTTTTCTCAAGCAATCGATCAAATTCAGCCCGTTACACCGGAGATCTGACCCAGTTTCGAGGAAACGATCGGGTTGATATTTCTGCATCTTCTGCGTTGGGAATTAGTGGTACAGTCACAATCCCGGATTTTAGTTTCCTGCAAGACAATCTGACACAGCTACCACAAGCGTTAATTGATCCAACTACCTTGTTAGCTGATAGTTGTATTGTTCGGAATCGTCAGGCGGGTAACTTCATCATCACAGGTTCAGGCGGATTGGCAGCACGCCCAGGAGATACCGCGATCGCATCGTTCTCAACAGGTGAAGTTCACGCCCTTCAGCCAGAACCACACAAACAGAGCCGTGAACGCATTGTTGAACCCCAAAGAATTTATCGCCTGTCCAATGGTCAACTAATCTTGAGTCGAGATTGCCCGTAGTTTTCTGCAAACAGATTGACAGAATCGTACAAGCACTTTCGCTGAAAGATTACTAGGAGTCAGTTGTCCAAATTTGTAGTAATAGAGTACAAACACAAAGTTATTCCAAGCCATTCGCACTGTTATGAAATTTCATCGTTTGTTCGCATCATTGTCACTGATCACGATCGGCTTCAGTTTGGGCTTTAGTTCTCTTCCCGCAATCTATGTTCCTGTCTCTGCTCAAACACCTACGAATCGTGCAGCTAGATTAGTTGCTAGAGAACGAGGTAGCCAAATTAATGTACGATCGTCCCCCTCAATCTCTGCGCCAATTAAACACTATGGATTAGATGGTGATACTGTGGCAGTCTTACAGGAATCAAAGGGATCAGACGGTTATAGCTGGTATTTTGTGAGATTTCCAAAATCACAAGCGATAGGTTGGGTACGAGGCGATTTCGTTGCATTTTCAAATCAATCCTCCGCTCCGAATTCTCCGATTCAAACGCTACCAGATGTGGAAATGTCCGCTTTCGGGCTGTCACTTATGAACGAGCAGAATCTGTCAATGCACCTGCACTAGAAGCAGCGATCGCGAAAGAGCTAGCTAGCGATACTGCTAATGTGCGCTATCTCTATAACCTGGTTGACCTCAATCAAGACGATCGCTATGAAGTCATCGCCTATTTACCGAGCGCCTGTGGAACTGGAGGATGTTCGATGATGATCTTTAGAGCAACTGGGAATGGACACGCATTACTGTCGAGACACACTTTGATTCGGAATCCGATCGTAGTTAGTAATACAACAAAAAATGGTTGACGCGATTTAGTCGTGTATGTTTCGGGTGGCGATGCAAAGCCAAGCTACCACGTCTTGAAGTTTGATGGTTCAGAGTATCTGCTCAACCCTTCAACCGCGTCAGAAGTTCCACCGGGTACGATCATTTCAGGTCAGTCTGTGAGCGCAGATCAGATTTTTCCGAATATTGGACTAAGAATTTCTAATTGATAGTAGCAATACAAGCATCTCATAGCCGTTAACCCAAGAGAGGTTAATGGCTTCAGTTGTCTGATTACCGTTTTCGGCAAAGTCAGTGACTTGATTGGGCAATATTCTCTACAACATTGTGTCATTAACTTGGTCGAAACAGGCCGTGTGTTCTTGGGAGGCTCGCTCTACTGTAAAAGTAATCAAGCAATACCAAAGGAGAACCGAATCATGTTACCCCCAATTCTTGACACGATCGCATCCAAACTCGATGCTCTCGAAATTCAAAGTTCAAACATGGCACATTTTTTCTGCCGGCTCATTCCTGCTCAATGTCCCTTTGAACGCACTATTTCCTGTTTTGGTCGAACCTTACTCTACATCCCACCGCTTTGCAAACTTAACCCATTCTACGAACAGCTAGTGAGCTTACGTTTTCGAGCATTGTGCTATCTTGCAGATAGTTGTGGTGAAGATATCACTACCTACTGCTAGTTCAAAATGGTTGATACCGCACTGAAAAATACAATCCATTCTCCTGCAAAGAATTTCCACGCCCAGAAACTGATTTGAGCGGAATCCCATAATCGATCCGAACATTCACACTAGAACTAGGATTCCATTCCAATCCCACCCCAATTCCCATCAGTAAAGAGTCTAGATCTGTTGCTTTGCGATTCCAACCTTTACCAATGTCAAAAAACGGGGCAATCTGCAAAACACTTGGGTCTTTTGTCAAAGGAAGGCGAAGTTCAATCGAACCTAAAACGCCATTATCTGTGACAAGCTGATTCTGACCATAGCCGCGGACTGTCCCAACTCCACCCAGACTAAATCTTTCTAAAGATAGGAGCGAACCTGGTGTAATTTGAGCAGCAGTTCGCGTGAGCAACAACACTCGCGGCGACAGCTGTTGCACCCACTGAAACTGACCTAACCAGCTAAAGAATCGCCCATCCGTGCCTGTCTCATTAACTGTTGCACCCAAAGCATTAATTCCAAAACTGAACTGCGATCGAGCCGCCAAGACTCGATTTGGCGCACGGCTCACCCAATCTTGAGAAACCCTCAGTACCGTCACCTTCGATTCTCCAGTCTCTGCACCTTCTGAAAACGAGAACGGAATATCATCGAGCAGAAAGGTCTGACTGCGGCGTAAATCGAGAGAAAGCCCTAGTGCAAATTCGGTTTGAGGAGTGCGGACGATCGGTTGACGAAACGAGATCGCAAAGGTGCGCGTTTTGCTCCTAATCCCATAATCCCGAAAAATTTCATCGGTAATTCTGCTGCTATTATTGCCATAGCGAAGCGCGATCGTAGCATCATTAGCACTAATCGGCACAGAATAGCTCAGGTCATATAAGTTCAAACCCTCAGTGCGTCCGTATTCTGCATTGAAGCGATCGCCGAGTCCCAATAGGTTATCGTGGTTCACAAGCACTGAACCTTGAAGCGAACCGATACTAGGGGATTGATGATTGTCTAGCCCAAATCCGATGTGGAGTGCAGGTGCTTCGAGAAGTTGCACGCGCAAAACATTGCGACCCGGAACACTGCCTGCACTCAGCTCTGCATTGACCCTGACAATTAATGGATTCAGTTGCAAAAGTTGTAAGGCACGTTCGAGTTTCTGCTGATTTAAGGGGGCGCTCACTGCGAGTTCTAAGCGCTTTCTCACATAGTGATCGTGCAATCGCCGAAGTCCACTGATCTCAATTCGTTCTAGCACACCTTCAATCACTTGAATTTTAACAATTCCTTGATCCAAAACTTGATTGTTTGGAAGATATGCTCCTGATGTTACATAACCACTCTTGATATACAGTTGGGTAATTGCAGAACGCAATGCAATCAGGTCATCAAAGGTAATCTCTCGGTTCTCATAAGTAAGAATTAGGTTTGCAATTTCTTCTTTAAGAATAGTATTGCCTACAACTTCGATTTTTCGTGCTTTGAAGCGAAGGTCAGAATTTGCAGGAGTTTTAGATTGACTTAGAGTGGGGATCTGAAGCAGAGGTTGGGGCAGCGAATCAATCGGCGCTGGTGGCGTTGACGGGAAGGGCTCTGTAGGCTTTGAAATGGTTTGTTCGATAATATTAGGGACTATGGGTGGAATTGAAACAGGAGAAGGTGAATTTTGCGCTGTTGCGATGTTATTGGAACTACTCAAAGCGATCGCGACTACTATGACAAAATGTGCCTTTTTTTCCATAAATATTTGATTACAAAGATTTATTGTTATTCTGCCCAACAGATTCGCGGTTCTACTCTGTTCGATACAGTATCGTTTTTACCTCGATTACGACAAACGTTCTTAAGCTTAGGATACTGCTTGCTTATCAGTCATGTTTAAACTTTAAAGCATAAGTGGTCAAAAACCGATCGCTTCTCCAGAGGATGGATCGACGATCGGTTTCTGTAGATATTTTATAGCCTCACATTCGCATATTCTGCAATCTTGCAATTCTTGATCTCGTCTGGGAATTGCATTGATACAATACCTAATGCGAGAGCTGATCAGTACGCACAAAAGCGTAAATCATAGTAATCTTTATCGCTAGCAAGTTGAATTCGATAGTCTCCAGTTTGAGGAACTGTGACTGATCCAACTTCTCCGGCTGACATGAGAAAATCTTGAACTTGTTGTCCTTGGGGATTAATCAAGGTAACTAAAGAAACATACTCATCCATATTGCGAACCTCAAAGCGCTGTCCAGCTTTCAAGCGCATCATATACACTGGAAAGGGTTCTTGCTTGTTGTAGGCGTAAGAGACAGAATAGGGCTTGCAATGGCGTTTTGCCGGAATTTGTACTCGAATATCGGCTTTTGCAATGCTTGGAAATGCACAGAGCGCTACTGTGGCGGCGACCCCGATCGAGAGCAGTGAAGCGATAGTTTTGGATGTGTTTTCCATGAACATTGAGAGTTCTCCTAGAGTGATGATGAGTTTGAGATAGATTCGAGCAGTTATGAGAGGGTTGCAATAGCCCACACAGGAAGGGGAGCAGCTACAACCCTGAATTTGCAATGATTGAGAGCTTTACAAGTGCGGGGCTTCCTGACTGATTGGAGAGTTTGAGACAGAAAGATAGCAACCGAGTCGGTAACGATTTTGAACCTCCTAGATTCACAACCAAAGAACTTGAACTTTCACAATGACCCAAATTTGTATTGGCAAGAACATCCGTCGCACTGATAAGAACTGCGATCGATGTGGTTAAAATCATTGCTGTAGCAAGGAGATTGTATTTCATGAGTCTTTCCTTTTAGGCAGCAGCGGGTACTTCTTGATTCAGGAAAGCTTCGCATTTACCAGGCTGCATAAACTCCAAATACTTCGATATAATCTCAGGACTGAGAAATTCAAAGGCAAACTGATCCTCGACCCAGAATTCAATTACTTTGAATGGGCCTCGATCGCAGAGTCTAACGATCCATTCTTCTTGGACTCCGATCGCTTCAATTTCTTGCAGGCTGGTAGGAACCGAGAGTGCTGCGTGAACTGAGCCAAATCGGGGCGCGATCGGGGTTGTCTTAAATTCCACTTCTTCTAAGCCTGGAACAAGGCTTGTCCCAGCAGGTAGCAGTTCGATTGCAGTCCCATATTCATCACCTGCGACAACAATATAGCTACCCTCATGTACCGGAAACGGAAAGACTTGTCCACGCATCACTTTGGCGAGCACTTCAGCAACACGGCGGGGATTTTTAACATCGATGGAAATGTGGTGCAACATAGAATGAATTCCTCAATAGATAGGGTACTGATTTTTAGAAGCAATCGGTTGATATGTTGGATTGCTTAATTACTAGAGTAGAGAGATTGCTACCCAGAAGCACGTACTGTTTCTGTAAATGCGATCGCACAAATTAGAGCAATTCGCTGCACAATTTCGCCAACTCAATTGCAGAAAACAACGCGCAATCTATTCCAATTCTGTTAGTTCCAATTGCCGACTAGAACAAATGCTGCCCAATATGCTGGATGAGAATATTGACTATCAGATTCTAGTAGCGATCGCTGAGCCGCTCTTAAAGCCTCAGTCTTACTCAAATGGCTCCGTAATCCCTGATAAAACTGGCTCGATAGCTTAGCAGTCGCTGCGTCGTTAATAAACCAAAGCGAAGCTAATGCACTTTTTGCACCCGCTTGAATCGCGATTCCAGCTAAACCCAGTGCAGCCCGCTCATCTCCTGCGGCACTTTGGCAAGCGGTTAGTGTTAGCAGTTCCAAGGGATCATTCTGTCGAACCGTACTGCGAATTAAGACATCTAATTGATTGAGGGTGAGCTTCTGTCGATCGCCTGTGATCAAAAACGAATTTTCAGGATCGCTGCTAAATTCTCCGTGAGTCGCAATGTGCAAAATCGGATAACTTTCTTGAGTGAGTTCTTTCTGAAGTCGAGCGCGAGTAAAAGATTGATCTAAAAGCGGTTTACTTTCTGGAATCAGACGTTCTACATTTTGAATTTCCTGGGTCACGTAGGGGAGCGGTTGAAAAGTTCGTCCCGCGATCGTTGCTCCTTGAGTTAGCCCTAAAATCAAAGCGCGTAGAGGTCTCGTAGAAGGCGCTGATGCTTCGGTGAATGCCAGGCTTGGAGTTGTGACTACTGCATATTTTTGGATGAGAAACTGTTGACCATCGTGCAGTGCTGCCATCGGAACACTGCGTAAAATTCCATCTTGAACAAAGACTAATGTGGTTACTTTGGAGTTTGCGATCGACGATGCAAAGGGACGAATCACCCAATCATAAAGCTGCTGAGCTGGCCTGGAATCATAGTCATCATAAAAGCGCTCTAGTCCCCGTCGAAACTCATTCACCGTTGCTCTTAGAGTGCGATTGTCCGTATCAATCCAAGCAATCTGGTGTGCTTGGTTGGGTAGACTGAGAATAATTGCAGTCCGACCCTCTAGAATGATTGAACTAAAAACGGCTGTAGTTGACGTATCGATCGCTGATTTTTCGCTAATATTAGCAATCTTAATCACACAATCATTGCCGAAATAGTTCTGTAATTCTGCTAATTTGAGCGAATCCATTGTTTTCAACACATCGCCTAACTCAGATGCCGTTGCTTTAGAACTAGATTTATCTGCTTGTAATCCTAATGCAATTCGCTCACGGTAAATCGGTTCAACAGTATCTCGAAAATCTAGCTGGAGTTCTCGATCGCTGGTGAGAATATCGCCGCGAATACTTTCTAGAGTTTTAATCGTGCGATCGTACATTGCGATCGCTGATTTTCGTTGATTTTGTGCTGTGAGTAATCGTGCTGCTTGCCATTCCCAGAGGTAAAGACTATCTTTCTCCTGTTCTGCTGCCCACCGTGCTTGCTGCGTCAGTCGAGTTGCAGTCGCGAAATCGCCTTGACACTCCGCTAAATGACCCCACTCTCCTAAAGCAAATGATTCTGCGCGTGGATTGCGAATTCGACTAGCAACTTGCTGCGCTTGGTTCAGTAGCCGTTCTTCAGCGAGAATCGAAGCTTTGGATAAACAACGAGGTTTTACAAAAGACTCAGTGGGTTGGACTGGTTCAAGTAAATGAGCTAAGGTAATGCTGGCATAAACGCGATCGCGGTTTTCTGGAAGCTGTTGCAGTACCGTTATCGCCTGCTGATGTGTAGACTGTGCTGACTTTGGATCACCTATGCGATAGTAAATTGGGATCAGACCTTGTAAAACTTGCTGTCTGACAAGTGGCTGATTTTGAGGATTTAGAATTTCTAAGCTTCTTTTGAGATAGGTAATTGCTTGTTGATCTGATTCCTTTCCGATTTGCTGATAGCGTTTTGCTTCGATTTGATCGTCTCGTTGCGATGATGACTCAGCACGATGATAGTTAATTTGTGCTAAGTTACTATAACTATTTCCCAAGCTCAAAAGTGCGATCGCTTGATAGTCCTTGAGTCCCAAAGCTTGCGCTATCTTGAGTCCAGATTCAGCCGTTGCGATCGCAGCCTCATGGTTTCCTGTCAATCGATAAGCTTCTGCTAAACTCCCCAATGCAGCCGCTTCGACCGCTTGATTTTGACTGGCTCTTGCAAGTTGTAATGCGCTTCCTGGTTTACACAGTCCACTCGAATCTGATTGACAGACCAATGCGATCGCTTGTTTTGGTTGTCCGATTTGACTATAAAGCTGTGCTTTCTCGACTAGAATCCGTCCAACTTCACCCGATTGTTTGAGTCGTTGATAGAGTGCAATCGTTTGATCCCAGCTTTTGAGGGTTTGAGAGATATCGCCAAGTTGGTGATAGGCACGCGCAAGATTTTCTTGAACGATCGCCAACTCAGGGGTATTTTGTTCTCCTTGAAGCGCTTGGCTTGCAGTTTGCCACGCTTCGATCGCTTTTTGATAGCTGCCCGATCGATACTGACTCACGCCCTGTTGTACCCATTGCGAGGCATCTACTCTAGATTGGCTGTTTGCTGCCGTCCCAAACCAAAGACACAGAACTAACGTGCCTAAAAAAAGAACCCAAAGATGCCAACGAGGGTGGTTAAGGCGAATCGGCATGAGCAGCAGGAATTATTACTATTTAAGGGTGGCAAGTTGTTGTAAACGAGCTTTTTGCTCTTGAATAATCGCTCCTAGCTGCGGCGTTTCTTTTTCCGACTTCGCTAAATCATTGAGCAATGAATGCTGCAATTGTTTGACCGCAATAGACGGATTAGGCTGTGTAACTTCAGCGATCGCATCATACCAAAAGCTATTTTTGGCATACAGCTCGGCTCGTTCAATCTCACTCTTGGCGCTGTTAAGTTGCGATCGCAAGGTAGCCGGAAATGGCAAGATTTGCAGCGTTGCACCTGCAACCAAATCTTGTGACGGATGATTCGGATTACACGTTAGGATGACTTGCCAACTGTAGAGTTTTCCAGGTTGTAATTCAGGCTGGCTTGGGGGCAGTGAAAACTTCATCAGCCCAGATTGACTCTGCATTTGAACTTTTCTCAGCAGTTGACGCTTTCCACTACCCTCCTGATAGAGTCGAAACTCTAACGGGTAAGATTGCGTATCTGTTACAAACCAAATAAAGGCTGGACGGGTCGAGACGGTTTGACCCGCATAGCTTAGGGGTGCTAGAACCGTTAAGCCAGCTTCAGGGTTTCCAGAACACCCGCCGCGTGTCCCTGCCGTTGAAGTTCCTCCAGACGGTGCAGAAGGTTCGCTGGGAGGCTGGTAATCGGCATGGGCAGGTCGTGTTTCTAATAAGCCAATGAAGATTAACCCGATCGCGGTTTGAACCGATGCAGTAAGTAACCGTTTTTTAAGAGCCAGAAACATCGTTTTCTCAATAGCGCTGACAATTTGTTTTCACTTTACTAGATCGCTGCCCAACCTCCTAGACTGATAACAATAAATTTACAGGTTAAAAAGTGCAATTAGGTTTGCACTTTTCTGCGATCGAAATTTCTACTTTATGACACTGCGTTAGCGTAAAAGGCTCGTGCAAATCACGTTTTCAAGTCCTTAAAATGATTTTTGTAATTTACCCTTTTGGATCAAATTGTGTGAGCCTCATTCTTGGATTGATAGAAATGCTCTTATTAGGAGCATGGTTTGTTCTCCGGTGGCATCGACTTCAGCAAGCGTTGCAGTGGTGGTATCGGCAGCACGTATTGCGATTATTTGATGAAGCGGAAGCTGCGCGGAACGGTGTTCTTCAAGATGCTTTTACCCTGAGACGTACTGTAGAACTATCGTTAATACAGCACCAAGCCCTAAAAAAAGCAGATGAAGAAAAATTGCTCATGACCTTGGGAGAACTGCACGATTCCCTCAAACGATTTAGTGATTTTCTATCGCCTCCTTACCTTGAAGATAGCTTTCCCATGTCGATCGAACATTTGCTGCGATCGCATCAACATCCCGATGTTGTGTTAGATTTCTCTCTTCCTAAAAAGTGGCAACCGAATTCCTATGAGCAAAGCCGCGTGGTTTGGATCGCCATCGATGAATTGCTCCGCATTGCGATCGCGCCCTCGGTTGAATCCATTTCAGCGTGTTTGACTCAGCGTACTACAACTCATGAATTCATGATTCAGATTTTCTATTCAAACGACAATTGTCAAATCTTTCAGACTCAACTCACAGAACTGTCCCACCTGAGACGGGCTGCACAATTTTTAACAGCCGGAACCTGTACTTATCATTTCGATAATGCGACGCTGAAATGGTTACTACAATGGTCGTAGTATATTCAAAAGGTTAGAAACAAAAGGTTAAACACGATAAAAGGTTAAACATTATGGCAAGCTCGAAATTCGTGGTCATTGATGATCATGAAGCCGTATTAAGTGGAACGGTTGCGGTACTCCATCAACACTATCCAGACGTTGAGATTGCGATCGCCCAGACGGGGCAACAAGCTCTACAACAGATTGAAGGCACTAAGCCAGATTTAGTCGTGATGGATTTAGCACTACCCGATGTGCCGGGAGCACCTGCTCGACCGGATGTAGGCATTCAACTGCTCAAAACCTTATTAAAGAACTATCCGAGCCTCAATATTGTGGTGCAGAGCGCTCATGTACGATCGCTCGTTCGTCTCAAGCCTGAAATTAGCACCCACGAAGGCGGTTTTGCCGTGGTAGATAAAAGCTTACCAATGAAGGATATGCTGACGCGAGTCGATTGGGCACTGCAAGGATTACTCTACACGCCTAAGGAGATGCGAACCGGATTAGAGATTAAGCCAGAATGGTTAGAAGTGTTGCAGCTTGCATTTGGAGAAGGATTGCAAGACAAAGCGATCGCAGAACGAATGCGAGTGTCTGAACGCTCAGTCCGGCACTACTGGTCTAAAATCCAGGATGCGCTAGAAGTCTACCCCGATGCAGGTAAGAACATTCGGATTCAAACGGAAATGCGATCGCGTGAAGAAGGATTAATCGACTAAACGATCATGATTCGCAAACTAAAAGCAGAACTGTTACTGTGGCGAGTCGGTGCAATTCCTGGATTAGCTGTGATTGCTAGTACGATCGCGCTTCGTGCCTTCGGATTTCTTCAACCTTTAGAATTAATGGCATTCGATGCCGCACTACGATCTCGGCCCGCAGAACCGATAGATGAGCGAATTTTGATTGTTGGCATTACCGATGAGGACATTCATCGCATTGGCACTTATCCGCTTCCCGATCGCGATCTTGCAACGATCATTCAGCGAATTCAAGCAGATAAACCGAATGTCATTGGGCTTGACTTCTTACGAGATGTTCCCGTTTCACCGGGACGTGAAGCTTTTCTTAAAGCGCTTCAATCTCCGAATGTGATTGCAATTGAGAAAGCACTCCCTGTGCAAGGCGGATTTAGTGTTGCAGCCCCTCCGAACGTTCCCACAAAACAGCTCGGCTTTTCTGATGTGCTACCCGATCAAGATGGGAGATTGCGGCGTTGGTTACTGGGTGCAACGAACCCAAAACGGCAGTACCGATTTTCTTTAGCACTTCAGTTAGCACGATCGTACCT containing:
- a CDS encoding filamentous hemagglutinin N-terminal domain-containing protein, giving the protein MSSLNVAVAQSIIPDQTLPPNERSQVLPIFPSEDLITGGATRGSNLFHSFRQFNIEAGKGVYFLDPGKIQNIFSRVTGNTRSEIFGTLGAIQIVNGNFAPTNANLFLINSNGIIFGAGARLNLAGSFAATTAAGIQFGDQGSFSAINPTAPGLLTVNPSAFLFNQIAAQPIVVRSLNPDFTKPEDLAILGVNPNRSLLLVGGDVRLEAGLLSANGGRLELGGLAGSGAIGLTTDNARLSLNFLSDSPRSNVAFTQAAGANVTGQDGTISIQAGNLDVLDGSVLFTGINSGTDPTAQAGDIRINTTGTTTIAGSGTVRFATGTLLTRNSNVLNTIGTGSTGNSGNVVIQARSVKIQDSALVGTSVTGIGNAGDLSIQASDRVLVDNAFLNTGVLGDGQGKSGNLNIVGQTLTLNNRALISASSFGQGEAGNVLLQATGAISAKDSTVAATFSGERGKGGNVSIEAGSLLLDNARFNTGTFGHGDAGSIAIRTRDATSLTNGSQISSSVIAFPQFGFVGIGNSGAIQIDAAALSLSGDSTISTLTFGVGNAGSIKIRASDAVRMDNSSIFSDVSLGAIGRGGDTQIQAQSVSLLNRSRLTTGTLGQGDAGHLSVQAKDSIQISGESLVLSAVQAGGIGKAGDVLLQARSLSLSDSARLVTGTFGRGDAGNLSVQAKDSIQLSGNSLISSSVQAGGIGKGGDVTIQTRSLSLTEGSQIQSAIFRSLGGLPPGQGQGGTVRVNASGSIQLLGTNVEGSPSALTTTAEVSTQGRAGDLYVTTPDLTIRDRASIGAETRNADPGGKIVMQVGNLTIANGGRVQTSATNSGNAGTIDVQANSVQLQNGIISADSVQSGGGSIALNARDVRLRDRSLVNTNVAQGASGGGDISINANTFLALEDSDILANANQGRGGNITIRSTAFIADFFSSNRSNSARYTGDLTQFRGNDRVDISASSALGISGTVTIPDFSFLQDNLTQLPQALIDPTTLLADSCIVRNRQAGNFIITGSGGLAARPGDTAIASFSTGEVHALQPEPHKQSRERIVEPQRIYRLSNGQLILSRDCP
- a CDS encoding SH3 domain-containing protein, which encodes MKFHRLFASLSLITIGFSLGFSSLPAIYVPVSAQTPTNRAARLVARERGSQINVRSSPSISAPIKHYGLDGDTVAVLQESKGSDGYSWYFVRFPKSQAIGWVRGDFVAFSNQSSAPNSPIQTLPDVEMSAFGLSLMNEQNLSMHLH
- a CDS encoding Mo-dependent nitrogenase C-terminal domain-containing protein, producing MLPPILDTIASKLDALEIQSSNMAHFFCRLIPAQCPFERTISCFGRTLLYIPPLCKLNPFYEQLVSLRFRALCYLADSCGEDITTYC
- a CDS encoding ShlB/FhaC/HecB family hemolysin secretion/activation protein, translated to MEKKAHFVIVVAIALSSSNNIATAQNSPSPVSIPPIVPNIIEQTISKPTEPFPSTPPAPIDSLPQPLLQIPTLSQSKTPANSDLRFKARKIEVVGNTILKEEIANLILTYENREITFDDLIALRSAITQLYIKSGYVTSGAYLPNNQVLDQGIVKIQVIEGVLERIEISGLRRLHDHYVRKRLELAVSAPLNQQKLERALQLLQLNPLIVRVNAELSAGSVPGRNVLRVQLLEAPALHIGFGLDNHQSPSIGSLQGSVLVNHDNLLGLGDRFNAEYGRTEGLNLYDLSYSVPISANDATIALRYGNNSSRITDEIFRDYGIRSKTRTFAISFRQPIVRTPQTEFALGLSLDLRRSQTFLLDDIPFSFSEGAETGESKVTVLRVSQDWVSRAPNRVLAARSQFSFGINALGATVNETGTDGRFFSWLGQFQWVQQLSPRVLLLTRTAAQITPGSLLSLERFSLGGVGTVRGYGQNQLVTDNGVLGSIELRLPLTKDPSVLQIAPFFDIGKGWNRKATDLDSLLMGIGVGLEWNPSSSVNVRIDYGIPLKSVSGRGNSLQENGLYFSVRYQPF
- a CDS encoding CHAT domain-containing protein produces the protein MPIRLNHPRWHLWVLFLGTLVLCLWFGTAANSQSRVDASQWVQQGVSQYRSGSYQKAIEAWQTASQALQGEQNTPELAIVQENLARAYHQLGDISQTLKSWDQTIALYQRLKQSGEVGRILVEKAQLYSQIGQPKQAIALVCQSDSSGLCKPGSALQLARASQNQAVEAAALGSLAEAYRLTGNHEAAIATAESGLKIAQALGLKDYQAIALLSLGNSYSNLAQINYHRAESSSQRDDQIEAKRYQQIGKESDQQAITYLKRSLEILNPQNQPLVRQQVLQGLIPIYYRIGDPKSAQSTHQQAITVLQQLPENRDRVYASITLAHLLEPVQPTESFVKPRCLSKASILAEERLLNQAQQVASRIRNPRAESFALGEWGHLAECQGDFATATRLTQQARWAAEQEKDSLYLWEWQAARLLTAQNQRKSAIAMYDRTIKTLESIRGDILTSDRELQLDFRDTVEPIYRERIALGLQADKSSSKATASELGDVLKTMDSLKLAELQNYFGNDCVIKIANISEKSAIDTSTTAVFSSIILEGRTAIILSLPNQAHQIAWIDTDNRTLRATVNEFRRGLERFYDDYDSRPAQQLYDWVIRPFASSIANSKVTTLVFVQDGILRSVPMAALHDGQQFLIQKYAVVTTPSLAFTEASAPSTRPLRALILGLTQGATIAGRTFQPLPYVTQEIQNVERLIPESKPLLDQSFTRARLQKELTQESYPILHIATHGEFSSDPENSFLITGDRQKLTLNQLDVLIRSTVRQNDPLELLTLTACQSAAGDERAALGLAGIAIQAGAKSALASLWFINDAATAKLSSQFYQGLRSHLSKTEALRAAQRSLLESDSQYSHPAYWAAFVLVGNWN
- a CDS encoding DUF928 domain-containing protein, which translates into the protein MFLALKKRLLTASVQTAIGLIFIGLLETRPAHADYQPPSEPSAPSGGTSTAGTRGGCSGNPEAGLTVLAPLSYAGQTVSTRPAFIWFVTDTQSYPLEFRLYQEGSGKRQLLRKVQMQSQSGLMKFSLPPSQPELQPGKLYSWQVILTCNPNHPSQDLVAGATLQILPFPATLRSQLNSAKSEIERAELYAKNSFWYDAIAEVTQPNPSIAVKQLQHSLLNDLAKSEKETPQLGAIIQEQKARLQQLATLK